One Meriones unguiculatus strain TT.TT164.6M chromosome 5, Bangor_MerUng_6.1, whole genome shotgun sequence DNA segment encodes these proteins:
- the LOC132654086 gene encoding vomeronasal type-1 receptor 54-like, translated as MNKINKLSGNTKVRNTIYAGAGIGLSGNSFLLLFHILMFIRGQRPRLTDLPISLLALIHILMLLVVSLVASDIFMPGKRWSDSTCKFVMFLYRSFRSLSLCATSLLSILQAITLSPRSSRLAKFKCKSPHHMLGCLLFLSIFYSSISSPLITYITATPNLTSSGFTYLSQSCCIVPMSYSVHHTFFILLTSRDVIFVGLMTLSSGYMVIFLCRHKNQSQLLHSASLSLRPSAEQRATRTILCLMSFFMVMYTLDSVISYLRSIDDDLILFCVHILTVHGYATVSPFLVLSTEKHISNIFRSIVWKDGKHHITQV; from the coding sequence atgaacaaaatcaacaaactgtcaggtaacaccaaggtaagaaacaccatttatgctggagctgggattgggctctcaggcaacagcttccttcttctcttccacatcctcatgtttattcgtgggcagaggcccagactcactgatctgcccatcagtctcttggccctaatccacatactgatgctgctagtcgtgagtttagtagcttcagacatttttatgccagggaagagatggagtgactccacatgcaaatttgttatgttcttgtacaggtcttttaggagcctctctctttgtgccactagcctgctcagcatcctccaggccatcaccctcagtcccagaagttcccgtctagcaaaattcaaatgtaaatctccacaccacatgctaggttgccttcttttcctgagtatcttttattcatccattagcagTCCCCTTATAACATACATAACTGCAACGCCTAATCTGACCTCATCTGGTTTTACATACCTCAGTCAATCTTGCTGTATTGTGCCCATGAGCTACtctgtccatcacacattttttatattgttgacctccagggatgtcatctttgtaggtcttatgaccctctccagtgggtacatggtgattTTCCTATGCAGACATAAGaaccagtcccagcttctccacagtgccagcctttccctcagaccatctgcagaacaaagagccacacggaccatcctgtgcctcatgagtttctttatggtgatgtacaccttggacagcgtcatctcctacctaagaagtatagatgatgatctgattttgttttgtgtccatattctcacagtccatggctatgccacagtcagcccatttttggttctcagtactgaaaagcACATAAGTAACATTTTTAGATCCATTGTATGGAAGGATGGTAAACATCATATTACTCAGGTATAG